In Alteromonas sp. V450, the following proteins share a genomic window:
- the ybeD gene encoding DUF493 family protein YbeD, protein MDTRFDELLDFPTNQTFKVMGVAHEDLPQQVISCLQQHAPGDYSPNVKPSSKGTYHSVSISVRVTSKEHMETIYTELAKLELVRVVL, encoded by the coding sequence ATGGATACCCGTTTCGACGAATTACTAGATTTTCCAACAAACCAAACATTTAAAGTGATGGGCGTTGCCCATGAAGACCTACCCCAACAGGTAATTAGCTGTCTTCAACAGCACGCTCCAGGTGACTACTCGCCAAATGTAAAGCCAAGTAGTAAAGGTACTTACCACTCGGTGTCAATCAGCGTGCGCGTTACCAGTAAAGAGCACATGGAAACTATTTACACTGAATTAGCTAAATTAGAGCTGGTTAGGGTTGTACTTTAA
- a CDS encoding D-alanyl-D-alanine carboxypeptidase family protein — protein MLTTIQRAKPSFLTCAFIVFGTLLQAAYAAVVTPPAPTVAAEGFLLTDFETNHVIASKNADMQLAPASLTKIMTIYVIGKELQAGNISLDDEVTISENAWAKKFPDSSKMFIEVGTQVSVRDLLRGIVVQSGNDACVAMAEHVAGSESAFASMMNAHSASLGMTSSNWVNAHGLHDPDHYTTPRDMATLSRALIAETPEMYKIYSEKEFTYNGIKQYNRNSLLWDKSLNVDGIKTGHTSDAGYSLITSAEQGGMRLISVVMGTDSERARKVENKKLLKYGFRFFETLTPYQAGHSFVAHRIYMGDRETVDLGINQSTPITIPRGQAANLEANFELDDKLEAPLAKGQVVGKLYLQLDGEDVASYPLVTLQEVKEGSFFNRAKDYIMLQLGFDDE, from the coding sequence ATGCTAACAACAATTCAACGCGCTAAACCGTCTTTTCTCACATGTGCCTTTATCGTATTTGGCACTTTACTTCAGGCCGCTTACGCGGCAGTGGTAACGCCTCCTGCTCCTACTGTTGCAGCAGAGGGTTTTTTACTTACCGATTTTGAAACAAATCACGTTATTGCATCTAAGAATGCAGATATGCAGCTTGCACCAGCAAGTTTAACTAAAATTATGACGATTTACGTTATTGGGAAAGAGCTGCAGGCCGGCAACATTAGTTTAGATGACGAAGTAACTATTTCTGAAAATGCGTGGGCAAAGAAATTCCCAGACTCGTCAAAAATGTTCATTGAAGTTGGTACACAAGTTTCTGTACGTGATCTTCTTCGCGGTATTGTCGTGCAGTCAGGTAACGACGCCTGTGTTGCCATGGCAGAGCATGTGGCGGGTTCAGAGTCTGCTTTTGCCAGCATGATGAATGCACACTCTGCATCACTTGGTATGACAAGTTCGAACTGGGTTAACGCTCATGGTCTCCATGATCCGGATCACTATACCACCCCCCGCGATATGGCCACTTTGTCACGTGCGCTCATTGCTGAAACGCCAGAAATGTACAAAATTTACAGTGAAAAAGAGTTTACGTACAACGGTATAAAGCAATACAACCGCAATAGCTTGCTTTGGGATAAAAGCTTAAATGTAGATGGTATTAAAACTGGCCACACATCAGACGCGGGATACAGCCTGATCACGTCGGCAGAGCAAGGCGGTATGCGCTTAATATCTGTGGTAATGGGTACCGACAGCGAACGTGCTCGAAAAGTTGAAAATAAGAAATTGCTAAAATACGGTTTCCGCTTTTTTGAAACGTTGACACCGTACCAAGCTGGTCATAGTTTTGTTGCGCACCGTATCTATATGGGCGACAGAGAAACGGTAGACCTTGGAATTAACCAATCTACCCCCATTACTATTCCACGAGGTCAAGCGGCTAACTTAGAAGCTAATTTTGAACTTGATGACAAGCTAGAAGCGCCATTAGCAAAAGGCCAAGTCGTCGGAAAACTGTACCTGCAGCTAGACGGTGAAGATGTAGCGAGTTACCCGTTGGTAACACTTCAAGAAGTAAAAGAAGGCAGCTTTTTTAATCGCGCTAAAGACTACATTATGCTTCAGCTAGGATTCGACGACGAGTAG
- a CDS encoding septal ring lytic transglycosylase RlpA family protein, producing the protein MLGQLTTIFCICAIALLLNGCQSPPSGRYKQEKDSAPNHVSKVPETLDAVPKYEAYRMFNSRPYKVLGKHYTPMNSGKGYEEIGYASWYGQKFHGHLTSNGETYNMFAMSAAHKTLPLPSYVRVTNLENNKQAIVRVNDRGPFHDGRIIDLSYAAAVKLDYHNKGTAKVKLEVIHFDEGNNVTVGNKPTVSYDEYLGIAAVERPQTLTAVPETEQPEVSAKEAIFIQVAALSDADKAKSISNVLSALYQIPAHLPLRDNLYKLQLGPIFDSATVAEVLEQLKENGYPNAYPVTQRL; encoded by the coding sequence ATGTTGGGTCAGTTAACCACAATTTTCTGTATATGTGCTATTGCACTTCTGCTTAACGGTTGTCAGTCACCTCCTTCAGGCCGTTATAAGCAAGAAAAAGATTCTGCGCCAAACCACGTATCCAAAGTACCAGAAACCCTCGATGCTGTGCCGAAATACGAGGCATACCGCATGTTTAACAGCAGGCCCTACAAGGTACTTGGGAAACACTATACTCCCATGAATAGCGGTAAAGGGTATGAAGAAATTGGCTATGCGAGTTGGTACGGCCAAAAATTCCACGGCCACTTAACGTCTAATGGTGAAACATACAATATGTTTGCAATGAGCGCCGCACACAAAACGCTGCCATTACCTTCTTATGTTCGCGTGACTAATTTGGAAAACAACAAGCAGGCCATTGTTCGCGTTAACGACCGAGGCCCATTTCACGATGGTCGAATTATAGACTTGTCTTATGCAGCTGCCGTTAAGCTTGATTATCACAATAAAGGCACCGCGAAAGTGAAGCTGGAGGTTATCCACTTTGACGAAGGCAACAACGTGACAGTTGGCAATAAACCAACCGTAAGCTACGACGAATACTTGGGTATTGCCGCAGTGGAACGGCCACAAACGTTAACTGCCGTTCCAGAAACTGAACAACCAGAAGTGTCCGCAAAGGAAGCAATTTTTATACAAGTAGCCGCCCTATCAGACGCTGATAAAGCAAAATCGATTTCGAATGTACTTTCTGCGCTATATCAAATTCCTGCGCACCTTCCTCTTCGTGACAATCTATACAAGCTTCAACTGGGTCCTATCTTTGATAGTGCCACCGTTGCCGAAGTTCTAGAACAGTTAAAAGAAAATGGGTACCCCAATGCTTATCCAGTCACGCAACGACTTTAA